TGTAAGTATAACCTGAAGCACTTGTGTTGTAGTCTGTTTCTCACTGACATGCTAAAAAGTCAGAAACAAACCAAAGCCCAGGTAACATTTCTTATATTAGGATCAGAAGCTAAATTCTAGATACATTTTTTCTGGACTTCAGTGTCATGGCTTTTGTTAAATCTATCCTTGTATTCCTCATAATATACAAATAGTTCCCAAATTCTCACAGCCACAACACCTACatgcacatctctctctctctctcacacacacacacacacacacacacgcacgcttgaATGTTGGCACTCTTATCACACTTCTACTGTTCACAGTGCTTCAGGCACACACCTGGCACCAAACAAAATTTTGTATCAAGACAAACTTTAATACATACACATTGGTGGTAATCCGAGACAAATGGTGTTATATAGCTTGCAGGGTAAAGTGGTCAGCAGAAAATGTTGATATACTTCAGGATAAATCAAGAGAAGTCTCACCTTCATTGGGATTTCTTGGTAGCAGCATCGTAGGAAGGTGGTGCCTCGGACTGTGGGTGGAAACATGAATAGCGTGCTACCAATATATTTGTTGACTTGTTCTAGTATGGacttattatacaaccttatccTAGTTAGCATTAGCAATAGTGAACTGGAGTGTACATACAAATATACTACATATAAACATGCATTCATcataaccaccaacaccacacaaaaaaaggtataaaaaaTATATCACCGATTCATTACTGGAACGTACATATCATTTACCTTGTATAGCATCACAGACAAACAAGTACCACCACAAAACAGACATCCACAGTAGCACCGCTTCACAAAACATAACAATGGTCCTCAAACTGTCATATACAGTACAGATAAGTTCACTTCCTGTTTGCAAACTACCTGTATATCCTCCCAGCATTGACCATACGCTGCACCCTGTGTGTTATTCCCACTCATTCCTGCTCCCTTATGCACACTCCCTATATCCTCTCAATTTCTTCAGGTTCCTCCTCCCATCCTTGAATTCCCTTAATACATAGTACTTTATTTACTGGTCTACCATTATCCATTCGATTAGCATGCCCAAATTGTCATGATATGCTTTCTctaaactttcagtttattgactTTTTGCACTAAACACTACTGTATTTCTAACATTTTCATGCCTTATAATCTTACACCACACATGCTCCTCAGATTATCCATTTCTACTATTTATACTATTCTTTATTTTCTCAcattcataacacacacacaccactggctgGCACCCCATGTAGCCAGAGGGCTGCATAAACTAACTTATTTTTTCTAATCTGGGAATTCATAACACCAGCCACTTCTCTTTAAAACTTACCAAATCTAGCACTTCACAATTCACATTTGTTAGGTTAACAACAAATTTGGTGTCAAAATGTTTGTAAATGAATTCTCTTGAGTATAGAGGCAAAAAaacttttgtatttatagtaaattatgagaaagattaataaaTATACAAATGTTTATTCGCAAGTCGGCCACATGGGCGAGCAGGAAGCTCTGGTCGGACCATTCATGCCCTAGATATGATCTCTCCACACAATAATGGGAAATTTCTAAAGTTTTTGAACTAGTTGATGAGAATAGAACAGCTTGGGAACTGAAAACCGAAAATTAGCAGTCGGATGATATGTTTTAGCATCACTGAAACATTATGAGAATAGCTTTTAATCTCCACCTATAACTAGATAAACAAATGCATGCATAATACATTTTACACACATCtccataatttttttttagaGATTCTGATAACTGAAAGAGTAATACTTACATATGCTGGTGGGGGCACATAGGCATACTGAGGGTTGCTGGGGTCATAGTAAGCACTCTGGGCTGcctcttgagccttagcatctGGCCCAAACAAGAGACAGTATTAGCAATGTGTTTTACAATATCAACATGCAAGCTGAAACCAATTTCTAAACTTGTTAAAATCACAAGGACAACAACACACTGTACTACAaacatggccccccccccccactcacaatGACATAATGGGCCTCCCACTTGTGTATAACATTTATGCGACACTTTTTTGTAATTCTAATCAATAACATCCTTGGTATTTACTACAATTTGATatacaaaataaatttaaatagtcAGACCTAATGCACACCAAATAAGGATATGTGAAAACTCAACAAAGGCATGGGAAGAATTTGAAGGGAAGTGACTATATAAACTGACCAAGTTAAGACGTGTCAATTTGGGACAGTTGAATAGGTTGTTGAAGTTTACACATTTGTGTGCATTATACTAGTATTTGGTTCCCATGCAAGATGGCTTCTATATACACTCGACCATTTTCACACTTGCATCTGTCCAACCTATTCTTGATGCTTATGAAGATATTCACCTTAATGATGCAACTTGGCAGTGTGATCCATCTACCTATAACTATTAAATTTTCACACTATGAATTCTGACTAGATTTGATAATTTCAAAACTGAATATATGTCCTCTATCTTGCAATTACACACACTTGTTAAATGCCTTGCAAACTATCCTTGTAAGGAAGGTTCCTGATATTCAGGCTTAGCTTTCTACTAACTTGAATGTCTTCCAGGAAACTGATGTTCATTCTGTAGTATGGAATCCTAATTTGCACCATGCACCAAGTAAGGTCTTGCCAGAGCAAGGTCAAGTTCTAAAACACTTCTTGCTAGCAAAGCTGATACGAGAAAGGTACCACCAGTTCCTATGCCAGGCATATCCCACAACAAATATTTTAAGTTATGTGAGCATATCATATGGTAGGTATATGACTGGTGGTTTGTATGGGAGTGGTAGTAGTATGGGTGTAGGATTGATGACGAGAGCTATTTATTTGTGGGCGACAGGCTTCCCTGTGGCCAAATTCATTATTTTTGTTCTTGTTCCAACAGCTTATCCCATATTAGTGAGTGTACCTATCATCATAAAGAGATATACAAATACATATCAAGCTATTGTACTAACAAATCAGAAGAAAACTTAGAAATGCATGGCTACCAACCAGCAGCAGAGAGGCCAGTGGCTCCAGTGCCAGTGGGGTAGCCGTGATGGCCACCTATTCCAGGGTATGGTGGAGGAGCCTCGTACATGAACACACCATCAGCtgaaattttttttcttatttaatatcttgcatctatatacagtatataaaaaataaaacaggTCTACACATATCTAACATTAGCTCTCATAATAACATACTGTATATACCTATGGTGTTTAATTTGTAACAAATATATTTACACATTTTCTCATACTTtttaaaagtaagtaagtaattatcaaaagaaggcaccaaaccgggaaggctatgtagcaccatcaaatacgcaaaataatcagagggcgctaaatatcaccaaggatgccatacTTTTTAAAAGAGGAGACAATGCAACACACCTGGTGGGCGTTCAGGGAAGGTGTTGACAGGTGGAACCCATCCGTAGTAGCCACCTGCTGGAGGAGCATAGGCAGGGGGTGGAGCCTGCGCCCAAGTGGCAGCTGGGGGTGTGTACGGTGGAGGTGCGTCACGATAACTGGCCTCAGTATTGCGGGTTACTGTTGTGGCATGTTtaataagcatgagtccagttggATTGTTGAAAAAATAAAATGAGTTATTTCTACAATGTTTTTATTTTGGAGTGTAAGGAAGTGCAACTTACTGTTCAGTCCACCAGTAGCTCATGGATCAGTGGTACTACGAGACCTACCAAAAACCACGATAAAAATCTGGGTCTAAGAGATGAAAGAAACATTAGAATAAAAATGTTGACCCCCCAAAAATGTAGGAAAATGCTCCAAACACACGAAAGGGAAAAAAAGATAGAAAATAAAATTAAGAAAGCAGGACAAACAATTGTTAGCAACTGTTAAGTAGGCAACAGTCCAAGTCACCCGGGGTCCTGAtctgccacactcctcacacgagagcctggtcctggtggtaggtttgttcgtttgcagtcgtctccttttctggcaaagaatgagactgcgccTTCCGGAAGGaggcttgggttgttgatgcttggttggttcggctgggggtgcatcatgtgttgtcccCTGTTGCGGCTCTTCGCAACCTGCGCGCCACGGCCTTGGTAGctggggatgcactttgggttgacccggtttccctccTTTCCTGTTCCAGGGCTGGGATCTTCCAGGTCGTCCTCAGGGTTATTCGGTcctgccagcctgtggtctattctCGTGCCCATGAAGTATGTTCGTAagattgctgctttggctgctgtCTTCGTTAACATGTCTTGGACTGACATTTGGGCAcgggggttttggaggtcgaacagggtcctagcTGCTCGCTACCTGGGTCAATGTTCCTGGCCCTGGGAGGGCATATGTtgcattgggtcggcggttgcagccagtcgtttcgacttcgagttgaggagcgagtaGCAACCACCTGCGGGTTAAGTCCCTCTTGTTTATTCCTTTGGTTAAGTagctccgggggagaaaacctagcattcaatgtaatgaaatgccatttttctgggcgagacccggaggctccccagcatccctccctccctccagtcggcatTTTTTTCGCGTTTTGACATACAGCCTTACAACTAGGAGTGTGGATAGCTGGCTCAGaattctggggctcccccttttccCTACCAGGACAGCGTCATGGTGGCGTTTGCCACACGATTGTGACGTcaagctcatttgctcgtttTTTGTTTGGGGTTATCCAACAGTTCGTCTTTCTCTAGCAATTTTGtttaaccagatagggtttgttttggggcacttatctttctgggtgtcggacccggtcgatggcagacatagaatgcttccaaccacatagaGGTTTCTATagcccattgctccttgtgcctctctgaggaagCTAGGGTCTTGCTCGTGGactccagtaggcctagaactccatttgcTTTGACCGATGCTAGGCTCTAATAAATACATACGAGCCCGGATAGCTACagagagccgaaggggctccccccccccccacagaaaaTGGCATCAAATATGTTCCTGTAACACCCATACAAAGTGGATTTGGGAGAAAGCACCAGGGCACCCCAAGCAACTCCATCACCAGGGTAAGCAAGTAAGCTGAAGCCAGCAAGATCCCCATCTTGAGAATAGCAACATCTTCAGCAGCAGAGGTGAGAGGACAATAATGGGGGAACTACCATGCAGATGAAGAATCCCTGCAAAAGCTCCTGAGGAATGCTGCTAACAAGGAAACCAGGCTCTAAACTGTATGGAGAAGGTAAAACAACTCGACCAGTAAAGATGTACAACACCGATATTGGACCATTCAGCTGCTCTTATTGACAAAGAAATTATGGAAGCTCCTCACAGAAGGAGACCAAAGAAATACCAATGGCCAAACACTGAAATTTATTAGACAGCAGTGTAAACTGAGCTCTGGATAACAAGTCAAGAAATTTGAAAATACAGTAATGGGAAGAAAATTACCGAAGCTTAAAAACTGTGGGAGAACAAGTGGAAGTACATTCAAAGTACAGTACAACATAATATAAACTTCAAAGTTAATTTTCACATCCTGCTGAAGCAGAGTTACTCACCCATTGATGCCACTTTCAGCATTGCCTGGCCAAACTCAATTGCTCCACCATGTTTAAATGTCAACTTGAACTTTGCTTGCCCGTTCCAACCACCATTGGGCTGCGAGGTCACTGTCCCTTTGATGTAGTTAGCACCAAATACAGGTTGCTCTAACTCCACCTGTAATTGTAATGTAGATTGGAAATACAGCAATTGACAACATTTTACACCATTACAGCATTTTTGGACACGGAAGAGTACTTCACAACTCTCCTTTGAATGTGCGACAACACaataataaaaatttatatatattatttaaatttgtgatacaatttaaatatttaagaCATTAGTAAAAAATTGGGAAACAAGTATAACTACTGAGAAGTATAGCTACACTACTGTAACTGTATTGCCCATGTTTTTATACAATTAACTGGGCTTCATTTGGTAAGCTTAGATTAACAGATGTTCAGGATAAGGTAATGGCATGCGCATTGCAGAACGATATTGCATTTTATTTGCACAGACGTggttttaaatttcagggaaaacaACTAGaaaaaggagtgtgtgtgtgtgtgtgtttatctctCAAAAAGTTTAGACAAATATCAATGAtgaaaatcaagtgctgaaatacaCTCCACAGAAAAATTACTGGAGTAAAATTGAAATTACCAGAGtagatgaaaaatagaaaatcggACATTTTCATTGCTAAACAGAGCTTGACTGTGCTCATGTTTTATGATATACTAATAGGGATTTTCAAAATTAAAACCTTTGCATCGTATTTCTTATGGAAAAGAAGAGAGAATATTAGACTTGAAAAGTGAAAAGAACTGCAGAGAAGACAAAATATGCTTTTAAAAGAGTTTTGCATCTTAAGAGTGGGGACCCCAACCTATACTGGCAGGGAAATATTACAATGACAACAGTACGGTAGTACAATACACCTCTACACTACAACCTTGATGCACTATACACACTGCTGGTCTTGTTCTCCAACAATGACTACAACGGCCCTACAATGCCAAGTACAAATTAAGTCGTAATATCTGCTAATACAGACGCAAACTACTTTGTGTTATTCCTGAATTCatattaactttattttatttggtAAGTTTTATAATCACAAACATGCCAAAAAAGGACAAATATTTGAAACACCAATTTATGTTTCAATTTGCATACTTTCTGTACTGTGGTTAAAACCCATTACAGCTATCAGTTAAATCCCTTGTACAATTTAAACCAATTTTTTGTCACGTCAGAGCAATCTAAAACAAAATGTCTAGGTTAGCTTAGTTCAGGAAACGGTGGTGTAATCATCAGAGTGAAGAGAAATTACAGGATAAGTAAGCAAGTAACTGTCACAAGAAGGCTGGGAAACTTGTGTAGCACAAATTACAGGCTGGTACAGTATAATGAATATAGGCTAGGGCAATTGAGCTGTATATTGAAGACTTGAACCCTATGTAGTTTTTTACTAATACTTACTGACTAGTTGACTTCCTCTAAATTTTATGAAACTGGCATGGTGTCCAGATAAATTTTTAGCAatttatgttcatatgaatgagcCTCACAATAAACTACTATCAAATTTTATGAATGTTATTAGGACTATCGAAATTAGGAAAATGTTGCAGTCCCCGTGGCACAATGGTAATTCTCATTGTGCTTTGTGAGTGGATTTGGCCTGGAtttgtatcctggccagggaggatcgaCTGGGTGCCAATTCTTAACTGTAAcccctgtttacccagcagtgaatgggtacctggctgttaaacaatttggcagattgtattccagggaaaatcaagattaaggacctgcccgaaatcctatgcatgttagtggctttacaagaatgtaagaactcgtaTATACAAATAAGataaaaaaataaagataaaaactaTCAAGTACATAATCCTTAGCACTATTATCACTTTTGTAGGTTATATAAAAATTCTTTTTACATTTGAAGAGATGTTCTATTCCCCTCCTCTCATCCCTCTGTGTGTGTTAAGTCAAGCTTATACAGTGCAAGCAGTACAGTGACCAGGAACAGTGCCTCTCTTCCTGGTCACACACTAAAAACTTTAGTGATTTTTAGCTCTATTACATCTTGATACTTTTTTTCTGAAGGCTTTAACTAATTCAACTAAACTGCGGCCATGTTATTTTAGATGTTTCTCAATTTACTCAATTTAAATCGGGTGTTACATTATTACAATTATTTGACAGAAAGAACAAATTGCAAGACACTGTACCCCAGCTGTATATATTTTGCATACTGGTGGAAAGCTTTCAAACACTATAAAACACTAAGTCTGACAAGGACTAACACATGATCCAACCATGAACAAAATCATGATGCCTTACCTcagacttttttttttgttttgaggCATGAAAAATGTAAATCGTGTATAAATATGAATGCTGTGGAACTGGGATAAACTAATTTTTGGTATTTGACTAAGCACAATAAAGCAAAATTTTTGTAACTAAATTAATGGCACAAATAGAAAACTTTTGTAATAaagatgtatatactgtacaggtTTTGAAGTTATGAACATGATTTGAACTGGCAATAGAATTAGTCAGATCAAAGAAAAATGTCCAGTATACAGCTACAGAAACTTTAAATCTACGTATCCATAACATTTGACTTGCCAAAAGAATGAGCATGCAGCAAAACATCTTCACTTATCACTACTCCACCAACTTTTGATTTGTATCTAATAATTTAAAAGAATTCAATGACATGAACCAATAAAAACTATCACCAGCAGCATAAATTTGGAAAAGGTTCTGACCAACTGGATATGACTACATTACTTCAATTAGTTCATAAAAATATAGTACCCTAATGTCAGTAcagcaatgaaactttaatagcaCTGGTATGACTGGTACTTGTCTTGTTCTTTCTGTTGGAGAGGAGAAAAATTTCCAACTAAATAACCTCTTGCTCTACGCGATAAAATATCAAACTATCTGGGCTGTGTGTGTCTTTCAATGAGCCTAATGTGTTTACAGTACTGTACCATATCAACACCCGGCATGACACTGAAAACAAACCATTAACAGTGAGTATTCAATGACTTGCCAGGGACCATATCTTTTGTAAGATATGATACAGCTATCAAAACTTGTGATACTGTTCTACCATTTCCTCTATGTAATAAATCCCAAGTATGTGTACCAATTCTGACACCTAATCTGCTGTCAATAAGGTCTCCTGGACATTAAATATATTAATGTCATGTTCTCACACCAGTACATACTTGCATCATGAACATATGAATCTTGAAACCATTTAAAAGTAAAGAACTTTACTAAGTAGAACAGTAGCCAAGTAGAGTACAGTATTCAACACATTGCAATGTCTACTGATGAAAATATTGTGCAAAACAATTACTGTACTACCATGATCTGGATATGTCACAAGACAACAAATACAAAATTTTGGTTTACCAAGCACTGAAGTACTTTAAATACtcaatactgtatacatatttacAACTGGGTACATAGAAGACTCAAGCTTTaccaataaattaaataaaatgcaCACTGAAAAATTGATAATGAAGTATATTAGAAGGCAAAACTTAGCAGTACATAAAGCAAAAAGATTTACACATTGGGAAGAGATAATATTGAGAGGCTCGGTAGATTTCAACACTAATGCATTTTGATATAGATTCATTGTCGACAAATAGAAACAGTTTATCAAGTACCAGACAAATCTTGTGAATTTCAAAAGGGGATTTTAAATGGAGTACTGTAAAGTATGGTTATGTGAAAAGAATATTGCATTTAAATGCCTACAGTCTCAGAAGCAACGAATGTTACATTAGATACTTGAATGGTAACAAAAAATTAATCACAACAGAAGGACTAACTAGACTTATCCTGAAAATAATTCTCAACAGGGATAGGGAAAGACGAAAAATTAAATAGCTAAAA
The DNA window shown above is from Procambarus clarkii isolate CNS0578487 chromosome 65, FALCON_Pclarkii_2.0, whole genome shotgun sequence and carries:
- the Wbp2 gene encoding WW domain-binding protein 2, with the translated sequence MSVNTSHAGKGVLIYAGECIILFCDNVTMEFGGALPPEMKGAKTGRLYLTSHRFIFNNKDAKDRLQSFAAPFFSLKGVELEQPVFGANYIKGTVTSQPNGGWNGQAKFKLTFKHGGAIEFGQAMLKVASMVTRNTEASYRDAPPPYTPPAATWAQAPPPAYAPPAGGYYGWVPPVNTFPERPPADGVFMYEAPPPYPGIGGHHGYPTGTGATGLSAADAKAQEAAQSAYYDPSNPQYAYVPPPAYSEAPPSYDAATKKSQ